The genomic DNA AAGCTTTTTGTAATGAATCGAGAGCTTTTTCATTTTTTTTACTCAAGGCAAGGACCTGTTCTTTTTGATTTTCTGACGGCTGGCTTGCTAACCTGTTCCAGCCTGCCTGCTCATACAGTAACTTGGTCTCCAATTCTGAAATCTCAACCAATTGTTTTCCGTAATCTTCATTGTAAGACTGGATTTGCCGCAGCTCGAATAATGTCCAACCCATCAGGGCGACGACACTGACAATCGTCACAAGTGTCGAAATTAAAAATCGTTTTCGTAACGTCATTGGACCTTCACCTTGCCTTCCAGTATTTCTTGTTTCAATTGTTCGAGTCGTTGCAGTTCCTTTGCTGTAAAGTTGGCATTACGAATCGGTGCTAATTGAATAGCTCCATCTTTGACCCCTAACACGATTTGACCGGATTGAAGACCTGATGCCTTAACGCTGTCGCCAATTTTCGTAATCGCAAGATCGACCTGTTTCAACATCGACGTCATGACTGCGTCCGGTGCAATTGCCGTTTGATCACTGTCGACACCAATCGCCTTATTTCCTTTTTCTTCTGCCGCTTCCAGAACACCACTGCCGGTAAGCCCTGCTGCCGCATATAACACATCTGCCTCTTTTTTCATTTGAGCATTTGCCAGTTCCCGTCCTTTGTCCGGCGCAGCAAAGTCCTCCGCATAATCGACAAGAACACGGATGTCAGGATTAATCGCTGTTGCACCGGCCCGATAGCCTTTTTCAAACTTTTCAATGAGCGACGACTTCATGCCG from Exiguobacterium sibiricum 7-3 includes the following:
- a CDS encoding BMP family lipoprotein, with the protein product MSKRFSLSILALTIGLAGCGSVIDDPQQAVKERRKMAVVLSDVGLGDQSFSDAAMSGMSLLREKEDWFIDYRELSETKSYEAAFAALAKQQPTVVVGLGFMGQADLEKVAKQYPKQQFALIDAVSELPNVLSVTFKEDEGSYLAGAAAAIQSDSETIGFIGGMKSSLIEKFEKGYRAGATAINPDIRVLVDYAEDFAAPDKGRELANAQMKKEADVLYAAAGLTGSGVLEAAEEKGNKAIGVDSDQTAIAPDAVMTSMLKQVDLAITKIGDSVKASGLQSGQIVLGVKDGAIQLAPIRNANFTAKELQRLEQLKQEILEGKVKVQ